In Candidatus Sedimenticola sp. (ex Thyasira tokunagai), the following proteins share a genomic window:
- a CDS encoding DUF2802 domain-containing protein encodes MSSDSIDIVIWSIVGVGGLLLLLLVVVQWGRLKLLNQKLSDTESRLNSLSENLNALCSGAVGVDQRVNSLERRGRDLAHRQESMESQQYAERPYAEAIRLVHQGATVERLEEELGLSRSEADLVYMLHGEKGQSDI; translated from the coding sequence ATGAGTAGCGATTCAATTGATATAGTTATATGGTCTATCGTCGGAGTGGGTGGGCTTCTTCTGCTACTGCTGGTTGTCGTTCAGTGGGGTAGGCTTAAGTTGCTCAATCAGAAACTGTCTGATACTGAGAGTAGGCTAAATTCTTTGTCAGAAAACCTTAATGCACTCTGCTCCGGTGCAGTCGGTGTCGATCAGCGTGTCAATAGTCTGGAGCGCCGAGGCCGTGATCTTGCACATCGCCAGGAGTCGATGGAGAGCCAGCAATATGCCGAACGTCCCTATGCAGAGGCGATCAGGCTGGTACACCAGGGTGCTACTGTAGAGCGACTTGAAGAGGAGTTAGGCTTGAGTCGTAGTGAGGCTGACCTGGTGTATATGCTGCATGGTGAGAAAGGGCAGTCAGATATTTGA